The Malus domestica chromosome 13, GDT2T_hap1 genome includes a window with the following:
- the LOC103453149 gene encoding type IV inositol polyphosphate 5-phosphatase 7-like: protein MRDENSKKSKLSWSRKMVRKWFNIKSKNEDFQADDVDHGGGDQVEYRTSFSEREPCTIKKSKTEKFSKNTERVRRRKMNLDHPRIIDVENHSIFVATWNVAGRSPPSNLKLDDWLHASPPADIYVLGFQEIVPLNAGNILGAEDNGPAKKWLALIRKTLNNLPGTSGGGGCYTPSPIPQPIVELHADFEGSARQKSSSFFQRRSFQATHSWRTENDPSTSQPRLDRRFSVCDRVIFGHRQSDYGPRPSDYGHRPSDYDPNFKWGHRPSDYSRPSDYSRPSDYSRPSDYSRWASSDDDNGPGDSPSTVLFSPMSYGGSVSNDGYRMPGRSRYNLVASKQMVGIFLTVWVRSELRDYVKDMKVSCVGRGLMGYLGNKGSISVSMSLHDTTFCFVCTHLTSGQKEGDELRRNSDVMEILRKTRFPKVNGSGALKSPETILEHDRVIWLGDLNYRISLSYRSAKALVEMQNWRALLENDQLRIEQKRGRVFSGWNEGRIYFPPTYKYSTNSDRYAGDDMHPKEKRRTPAWCDRILWYGEGLQQLSYVRGESRFSDHRPVYGVFWAEVESSQNRLKKSTSYSSSRIDVEELLPYSHGYTELNFF from the exons ATGAGAGATGAGAATTCCAAGAAAAGCAAG CTCTCATGGTCAAGGAAAATGGTCAGAAAGTGGTTCAACATCAAGAGCAAAAATGAAGACTTTCAGGCAGACGATGTTGACCACGGAG GAGGTGATCAGGTTGAATACAGGACTAGTTTCTCAGAGAGGGAACCATGCACAATTAAGAAAAGCAAGACAGAGAAGTTTAGCAAGAACACGGAGCGGGTTCGTCGGCGAAAAATGAATCTCGACCATCCTCGAATCATAGATGTAGAGAACCATAG CATTTTTGTTGCCACATGGAATGTGGCCGGAAGATCTCCCCCGAGTAATTTGAAACTGGATGATTGGCTTCATGCCTCACCTCCTGCGGATATTTATGTTCTTGG GTTTCAAGAGATAGTTCCTCTAAATGCTGGTAATATTCTGGGGGCAGAAGACAATGGCCCTGCCAAGAAATGGTTGGCTCTCATTCGGAAGACCTTAAACAATCTTCCCGGGACCAGTGGGGGTGGCGGGTGCTATACACCATCTCCCATCCCACAGCCAATTGTAGAACTACATGCAGATTTTGAGGGATCAGCTAGGCAGAAGAGCTCGTCTTTCTTCCAACGCCGATCATTTCAAGCAACCCATAGCTGGAGAACAGAGAATGACCCTTCAACCTCACAACCTCGACTTGATCGAAGGTTCAGTGTTTGTGATCGGGTGATCTTTGGTCACAGGCAAAGTGACTATGGTCCCAGGCCAAGTGATTATGGTCACAGGCCAAGTGACTATGATCCCAATTTCAAATGGGGTCACAGACCAAGTGACTATTCAAGGCCGAGTGACTACTCAAGGCCAAGTGACTACTCTAGGCCAAGTGACTATTCTAGGTGGGCATCGTCTGATGATGATAACGGACCAGGCGATTCACCAAGTACCGTTTTATTTTCACCAATGTCCTATGGCGGATCTGTGTCCAATGATGGATATAGAATGCCTGGGCGTTCGAGGTACAACTTAGTTGCAAGCAAGCAAATGGTTGGCATATTTCTCACAGTATGGGTCAGGAGTGAACTGAGGGATTATGTTAAAGACATGAAAGTATCATGTGTTGGAAGAGGATTAATGGGTTATCTTGGAAATAAG GGATCCATATCAGTGAGCATGTCTTTGCACGATACGACCTTTTGCTTTGTTTGTACTCATTTAACCTCCGGACAGAAGGAGGGTGATGAACTAAGAAGGAATTCTGATGTCATGGAGATCCTTCGGAAGACAAGGTTTCCAAAAGTTAATGGCTCTGGTGCTCTGAAATCCCCAGAAACAATCCTGGAGCATGA TCGAGTTATTTGGCTTGGCGATTTAAATTATCGAATTTCCCTCTCTTACCGCTCTGCTAAAGCGTTAGTTGAGATGCAAAACTGGAGGGCCTTGTTAGAGAATGACCAG TTACGGATAGAGCAGAAACGTGGTCGTGTTTTTTCAGGCTGGAATGAGGGGAGGATTTATTTTCCACCAACTTACAAGTATTCAACAAATTCAGACAGATATGCAGGGGATGATATGCACCCAAAGGAGAAACGTCGAACACCTGCTTG GTGTGATCGAATATTGTGGTATGGAGAAGGTCTCCAACAATTATCGTATGTCCGTGGGGAATCTAGGTTCTCAGATCACAGGCCAGTTTATGGCGTATTTTGGGCTGAGGTTGAGTCAAGCCAGAACCGGTTGAAGAAAAGCACGAGTTATTCTAGTTCCAGGATAGATGTTGAGGAGCTTCTTCCATATTCACATGGATATACCGAGCTAAACTTTTTCTGA